The sequence below is a genomic window from Acidimicrobiales bacterium.
AGGTCCCGCACCCGGGTGTCCACGCTCATCCCGGTCTCCTGGCACACCTTCTTGGCCGTGGTGCGGCCCACGCCGAAGATGTAGGTGAGCGAGATCTCGAGCCGCTTCTCCCGGGGGATGTCGACTCCGGCGATTCGTGCCATGGCCCTCCTACCCCTGCCGCTGCTTGTGGCGCAGATTCGTGCAGATGACCATGACCCGCCCGCGGCGGCGGATCACCTTGCACTTCTCGCACATCGTCTTGACGCTCGGACGTACCTTCATCGCTCGCTCACTTGTACCTGTAGGTGATCCGGCCTCGGGAGAGGTCGTACGGGGTGATCTCCACCTGCACCCGGTCACCCGGGAGGATCCGGATGCGATGCATGCGCATCTTGCCGGAACTGTGCGCCAGCACCTTGTGCCCGTTCTCGAGCTCCACCTTGAACATGGCGTTGGGCAGTGGCTCGATGACCGTTCCCTCCAGAACGATCGCGTCTTCCTTGGGCTTGGGCAGGTGGAACTCCTTGTTGCGGAACGTCGGCGGCCAAGCCC
It includes:
- the rpmJ gene encoding 50S ribosomal protein L36, with amino-acid sequence MKVRPSVKTMCEKCKVIRRRGRVMVICTNLRHKQRQG
- the infA gene encoding translation initiation factor IF-1 — protein: MPKPKEDAIVLEGTVIEPLPNAMFKVELENGHKVLAHSSGKMRMHRIRILPGDRVQVEITPYDLSRGRITYRYK